The window GAAGAGCTCTTTGTTCAGAAAATGATGGAGATTAATCCCAAAATAGAAGTGAAAAATAAAAGGAAAAATGATAAAGGAGATGATTGAAATGGCTGAAGGAACATTCGCTACAGTAATCAATTGCATGGACGGAAGGGTACAGGTTCCGGTTAATGATTGGATGAGAGAGAAATATAAAGTGGATTTTGTAGACACTTTGACTGAAGCGGGGCCTAATAAATTTTTATTAGAAGGTTCTGTGGATCAACTGGCTAGCATTCAAGCCAAAATCGGTATTTCTGTAGAAAAGCATGGCTCAAATGTTGTAGCGGTTGCTGGTCATCATGATTGCGCAGGTAACCCGATTGATGCTGAGGAAAAGAAACTTCAGATCAAAGAGTCCGTGGAATTGATCCAATCATGGGGGTATAACGTTGAAGTTGTCGGATTATACGTCAACGATCGATGGGAAGTTGAACAAGTAGTATAACAGTAGAAATCCTAGCTAAAGGGTAATAGACGCCCAAAAGCTAGGATTTTTTTTATCTTATAAGAAATTTAATTAAATTACTGTGCACTTTCCTCTTCTTGTACTCGTTTTAAGAAGAACCACTCGCCGGCTACAATCAGTATAATAGCAATTACTGATATCCCGACCACTAACAAGTCTGATTGTATCTTCACCCATACAAATGCTGCTAAAATAATGGCATCTAATAAAAGGGCCGTAAGAACAATGAAAGGATTTGCTCCCACTTTTTCCCGTAAGTGTTTGAAGACGCCCCAATGAATGATCATGTCCATTGTTAAATACAGAATGGCTCCCATTGAAGCAATACGGCTCAAGTCGAAGAAGATCGTGAGAGCCATAGCTATTACAATGGTATAAACCAATGTGTGCTTCTGAATCGAACCAGGCATACCAAAATGGCTGTGTGGAATGAGTCGCATATCAGTCAACATAGCAAGCATTCTTGAAACTGCGAACACACTTGCAATGATTCCTGTAATCGTTGCTATTATCGCTAAAATTACTGTAAGCCATACCCCAATATCACCAAAGGCTGGACGTGCGGCTTCAGCAAGTGAATAATCACGAGCTTCGATGATTTCCGTTAGAGTTAAATTAGACGAAACACCCCAAGCCAAGAGTAAATAAACGACTAAGCTGATTAATATAGATATTACTATAGCCCGGCCAACATTTTTCTTCGGCTTTTTGATCTCAGAGCCGCTGTTAGTTATCGTTGTGAAACCTTTAAAAGATAGAATAGTTAATGCGATTGCTGCAATAAAACTTGCTATCGTCGTTTCTGGCGCGTTATTTCCTGCCTCTGCTGGTTCTAAAGAGAAACCGGCAACGTATAAACCAGCAAGAGCAAAAACAGTTATTCCAATGATTTTAATTAACGAAGCAATTGATGTAAATGACTGGATGAAAGTATTACCAGAGATATTCACCAAAAATGCAAAGATTATGAGTGCTACACCAAGAACAGGTACCCAAAAGCTGGAGGTTGATACATCAAACAATTGTAGCGTGTATGTCCCGAAAGTACGTGCGACCAAGCTTTGGTTAATAACCATGGATATTGCCATCATCATTGCTGCGGCTGCTGTCACGGTCCCTTTACCATAGGCTTTTACAAGGAACATTCCTATACCGCCGGCGGAAGGATACTCATTGCTCATTTTTACATAAGAATAAGCACTGAACCCTGTGACAACCCCGCCTAAAATGAATATTAAGGGGAACCAGACGCCTCCTAATTCAGCGACCTGACCTAGTAGTGCGAAGATACCCGCACTGATCATGACACCTGTCCCTAACCCGACTGCTCCAGTTAATGTAATGCTGTCCTTATTATATTCAGTCATTATAATCAACTCCATTCTCTGAAATTATCATCTCTAACCTTTACTGGATTCATTAACTTGAGGGAATGTAATTACGAAAGATGTTCCTTTTCCTAACTCTGAAGAAACATCAATCTCTCCATACTGTAACTCAGTTAGTTGCTTAGAAATGGCTAAACCCAATCCTGAACCTCCATGTTCCCTCGACCTGGATTTCTCTACACGATAAAATCGATCAAATAGATGAGGAAGGTTGTTTTCAGAAATCCCCGGGCCTGTATCCTCAATGGTGTGTACCAAGGAATCACTATCATTATCTATAGTGAAATTTATTTCACCGCCCTTGTCCATGTATTGAATGGCATTTTGTAATATATTCAAGAAAATTTGCTCTAAACGGATTGGATCTGCAACAATCTTAGGAACTTTTTTTGGAAAATTTGTGTGAATGTGAACTTGTTTCTCTTCAGCCTGTAGACTCACCTTTTCAATGGCTTTTTCAGCAATTTCAATACTGTCTACAAATGAGAGTTCTAGAGCATACTTATTTTCATCCATTTGGGCAAGTTCTATTAAATCACGAACTAAAAAATTCATCCGGTTCGCTTCTTGGTGAATGATGTTCAAGTAAGAGCGGCGTTGTTCTTCGGTTTCAAACAGACCACTTAAAAGTGCTTGGCTGTAGCCAAGCGTGTAAGAAATAGGAGTACGTAATTCGTGTGAAACATTGGATAAGAATTCATTTCGAGTCATTCGGTAGTGCCTAATCTCTTTTGCTAGCTCGTTAATGGAGTCTGACAGTGTACCGATTTCGTCATTTGAACGGACTGGTAAGGTTACATCTAGCTTTCCTTTTGCCATTTTCTTCGCAGCCTCGTCCATTCTTCTAAGTGGTTTTGTAAAGTTTCTTGCAATAACCCAAGTGAGCCCAATGGTTAAAATAATAGCGATTATTCCGGATAATATAAGTGCATTCCGCATGTCTCGGGTCGATTCTTTCATCAAATCAAGTGGGGAAAATACATAAACGGTGGCCACTGAGTTCCCATCGCCAACCTTTCTACTAGAAAAATAAAAAGATTGATCATCAGGAGTTGTATATGTGCCCTCTGAAGTTAAGTCCTGACTAACATATTCTTCGAAATTATTTACCCCTGAGTTGACCACTATTTGTCCTGACGAACCTATGATGACAATTTCTCTCGAATATTCTTCTGAAAGGGACTCTCCAATTTCCAGCCAACTTTCTTCTTCCATCATGTTCAAATGGTAAGCTTGTTGAGTGGCCAATTCATGAGTTTCCTCACGAAGGTGCTTATCTTTTGTAGTCTGAAATATTTCATGTATGACAATACCTAGAGGAATTAATATGGTTAAGAAAAGGAGGAGGATGATGAGACCGATTTTGTTGAAAACCGTATTCATGAATTTTCATCCTCCTCATAATTAAATGAGTATCCAATCCCCCACACTGTTTTGATTGGCTGGTAGGATAATTTAGCTTTACTTAGTTTCACACGCAAATTTTTAACGTGTGTATCAACTGTCCTTGGATCGTAAAAATCGTTTTCGCCCCAGAGATTATCCATTATATTATCTCGTGTATATACACGGCCTGGTGAGGTTGCAAGCATGTACAATATATCAAATTCTTTTGGAGTCAAAGTTAAGCTTGTTCCTTTAACTTCAACTTTCCGGAAAGGTTTTGAGATGCTTAAGTCTTTAATTTGGACATGTTCTTTATCATTGTGAATTTGAGAATGGTTTCTGCGTAATAGCGCATTGACTCGAGCTACTAATTCTTCTGGAGCAAAAGGCTTCATCAAGTAATCGTCAGCGCCCATGTTTAAGCCTTTTACTCGATCTGATACCTCTGTTTTT of the Halalkalibacillus sediminis genome contains:
- a CDS encoding carbonic anhydrase; translation: MAEGTFATVINCMDGRVQVPVNDWMREKYKVDFVDTLTEAGPNKFLLEGSVDQLASIQAKIGISVEKHGSNVVAVAGHHDCAGNPIDAEEKKLQIKESVELIQSWGYNVEVVGLYVNDRWEVEQVV
- a CDS encoding sensor histidine kinase encodes the protein MNTVFNKIGLIILLLFLTILIPLGIVIHEIFQTTKDKHLREETHELATQQAYHLNMMEEESWLEIGESLSEEYSREIVIIGSSGQIVVNSGVNNFEEYVSQDLTSEGTYTTPDDQSFYFSSRKVGDGNSVATVYVFSPLDLMKESTRDMRNALILSGIIAIILTIGLTWVIARNFTKPLRRMDEAAKKMAKGKLDVTLPVRSNDEIGTLSDSINELAKEIRHYRMTRNEFLSNVSHELRTPISYTLGYSQALLSGLFETEEQRRSYLNIIHQEANRMNFLVRDLIELAQMDENKYALELSFVDSIEIAEKAIEKVSLQAEEKQVHIHTNFPKKVPKIVADPIRLEQIFLNILQNAIQYMDKGGEINFTIDNDSDSLVHTIEDTGPGISENNLPHLFDRFYRVEKSRSREHGGSGLGLAISKQLTELQYGEIDVSSELGKGTSFVITFPQVNESSKG
- a CDS encoding response regulator transcription factor gives rise to the protein MQNRILVVDDESTMRHLVGLYLSNEGYHIEEAASVDEAILLLGEQSFDVITLDLMMPEKDGFELCTYIKNENIESSILMLTAKTEVSDRVKGLNMGADDYLMKPFAPEELVARVNALLRRNHSQIHNDKEHVQIKDLSISKPFRKVEVKGTSLTLTPKEFDILYMLATSPGRVYTRDNIMDNLWGENDFYDPRTVDTHVKNLRVKLSKAKLSYQPIKTVWGIGYSFNYEEDENS
- a CDS encoding APC family permease produces the protein MTEYNKDSITLTGAVGLGTGVMISAGIFALLGQVAELGGVWFPLIFILGGVVTGFSAYSYVKMSNEYPSAGGIGMFLVKAYGKGTVTAAAAMMMAISMVINQSLVARTFGTYTLQLFDVSTSSFWVPVLGVALIIFAFLVNISGNTFIQSFTSIASLIKIIGITVFALAGLYVAGFSLEPAEAGNNAPETTIASFIAAIALTILSFKGFTTITNSGSEIKKPKKNVGRAIVISILISLVVYLLLAWGVSSNLTLTEIIEARDYSLAEAARPAFGDIGVWLTVILAIIATITGIIASVFAVSRMLAMLTDMRLIPHSHFGMPGSIQKHTLVYTIVIAMALTIFFDLSRIASMGAILYLTMDMIIHWGVFKHLREKVGANPFIVLTALLLDAIILAAFVWVKIQSDLLVVGISVIAIILIVAGEWFFLKRVQEEESAQ